From the Aquitalea magnusonii genome, one window contains:
- a CDS encoding ABC transporter permease subunit, whose product MMQSKQKAMTAALDNGLTDAAVEGRSLWRDARLRFFRNKAAVLSLIVLAFITLACVFGPMVLPHTYEDTDWDAMGIAPTLLNTHWFGTDALGRDLLVRCLIGGRISLMVGALATIASVALGIVWGATAGFMGGKVDALMMRIVDMMYAVPYLLIAILMVTLLGRDFYLVVLTITVFSWMDMARVVRGQTLAIKSKEYVEAAHAIGVSTPKIIFRHIVPNLLGIVVIYTTVTVPGVILTESVLSFLGLGVQEPMTSWGVLIQDGAGVMDASPWILLFPAGMLSVTLYCANYIGDGLRDALDPKDR is encoded by the coding sequence ATGATGCAAAGCAAACAGAAAGCCATGACGGCTGCGCTGGACAATGGCCTGACCGATGCCGCCGTAGAAGGCCGCAGCCTGTGGCGTGATGCGCGGCTGCGTTTTTTCCGCAACAAGGCCGCCGTGCTCAGCCTGATCGTGCTGGCCTTCATCACCCTGGCCTGTGTGTTCGGGCCGATGGTGCTGCCGCACACTTATGAAGACACCGACTGGGACGCAATGGGCATTGCCCCGACGCTGCTGAATACCCACTGGTTCGGTACCGATGCACTGGGACGTGACCTGCTGGTGCGCTGCCTGATCGGCGGGCGCATTTCGCTGATGGTGGGCGCGCTGGCCACCATCGCCTCGGTGGCACTGGGCATTGTCTGGGGTGCGACGGCCGGCTTCATGGGCGGCAAGGTGGATGCGCTGATGATGCGTATTGTCGACATGATGTATGCCGTGCCCTACCTGCTGATTGCCATCCTGATGGTGACCCTGCTGGGCCGCGACTTCTACCTGGTGGTGCTCACCATTACCGTGTTTTCCTGGATGGACATGGCACGGGTGGTGCGCGGCCAGACACTGGCAATCAAGTCCAAGGAATATGTCGAGGCGGCGCACGCCATCGGCGTGTCCACGCCCAAGATCATCTTCCGTCACATCGTGCCCAACCTCTTGGGCATCGTGGTGATCTACACCACCGTCACCGTGCCGGGTGTGATCCTGACCGAATCGGTGCTGTCCTTCCTGGGCCTGGGGGTGCAGGAGCCGATGACCAGCTGGGGTGTGCTGATTCAGGACGGTGCCGGCGTGATGGATGCCAGCCCGTGGATTCTGCTGTTCCCGGCCGGCATGCTGTCGGTCACCCTGTATTGCGCCAACTATATCGGCGACGGCCTGCGCGATGCGCTCGATCCGAAAGATCGTTGA
- a CDS encoding peptide ABC transporter substrate-binding protein, with product MKHHKSLRVAAAAVALALAGSAALAAQVPAGVKLAAKQELTRNTGSEPESLDPVLAESVPANTITADLFEGLTATDSFGKVVPGVAESWKQTSPTTWVFKLRKNAKWSDGSAVTASDFVYGWQRFVEPKTASPYASTYGIFILNGKEITEGKKPASALGVKAVDKYTLEVQTPYPVPFMPSLVANTQLAPLPKATIDKFGKDWTKPGKMVSNGAFALKDWQVNSKVVVEKNAQYWDVKNVQLGKITYLPIEDHNADVKLYESGENDWVLELPSGTYDKYKTQYPKEIRNAPFLGLRYYSLNNKDPLLKDVRVRKALSMVIDRDILAKKVTADGQAPAYSAIVAGTAGADVTSYDWAKWPMAKRVEEAKKLLAQAGVQPGTKLKFAYNTSDYHKKMAIFAASEWKSKLGLNTELESLEFKVLLKKRHDADYQIARNGWVADYNDATTFLALVQCDNDQNDNKNCNAKAEALIKQGSDSTDQAKRKQLFTQAVKMIMDDYPMIPLLQYTAPRLVKSYVGGYGKNPMDRYRGKDLYIIQH from the coding sequence ATGAAACATCATAAATCGCTGCGCGTGGCGGCTGCTGCCGTTGCCCTGGCCTTGGCAGGTAGTGCTGCTCTGGCCGCCCAGGTTCCGGCTGGTGTCAAGCTGGCAGCCAAGCAGGAACTCACCCGCAACACCGGCTCCGAGCCCGAGTCGCTGGACCCGGTACTGGCCGAATCGGTTCCGGCCAACACCATTACCGCCGACCTGTTTGAAGGCCTCACCGCCACCGACAGCTTTGGCAAGGTTGTGCCGGGTGTGGCCGAGTCCTGGAAGCAGACCAGCCCCACCACCTGGGTATTCAAGCTGCGCAAGAATGCCAAGTGGTCGGATGGTTCCGCGGTGACCGCGAGCGATTTCGTCTATGGCTGGCAGCGTTTTGTCGAGCCCAAGACGGCATCTCCCTATGCCTCTACCTACGGCATCTTCATCCTCAACGGCAAGGAAATCACCGAAGGCAAGAAGCCCGCTTCTGCGCTGGGTGTGAAGGCCGTGGACAAGTACACGCTGGAAGTACAAACCCCGTACCCGGTACCGTTCATGCCGTCGCTGGTAGCCAACACCCAGCTGGCTCCGCTGCCCAAGGCCACCATCGACAAGTTCGGCAAGGACTGGACCAAGCCGGGCAAGATGGTTTCCAACGGCGCTTTTGCGCTGAAGGACTGGCAGGTCAACAGCAAGGTGGTGGTGGAAAAGAACGCCCAGTACTGGGACGTGAAAAACGTGCAGCTGGGCAAGATCACCTATCTGCCGATCGAAGACCACAACGCCGACGTGAAGCTGTATGAATCCGGCGAAAACGACTGGGTACTGGAACTGCCGTCCGGCACTTACGACAAGTACAAGACCCAGTATCCGAAGGAAATCCGCAATGCGCCTTTCCTGGGCCTGCGTTACTACTCGCTGAACAACAAGGACCCGCTGCTGAAAGACGTGCGCGTGCGCAAGGCACTGTCCATGGTGATCGACCGTGACATCCTGGCCAAGAAAGTGACTGCCGACGGCCAGGCTCCGGCCTACAGCGCCATCGTGGCCGGTACTGCCGGTGCCGATGTCACCAGCTACGACTGGGCAAAATGGCCGATGGCCAAGCGGGTGGAAGAGGCCAAGAAGCTGCTGGCCCAGGCCGGTGTACAGCCCGGCACCAAGCTGAAGTTTGCCTACAACACCAGTGACTACCACAAGAAGATGGCCATTTTTGCCGCTTCCGAATGGAAATCCAAGCTGGGCCTGAACACCGAGCTGGAAAGCCTGGAATTCAAGGTGCTGCTGAAGAAGCGTCACGATGCCGATTACCAGATCGCTCGTAACGGCTGGGTGGCAGACTACAACGACGCCACCACCTTCCTCGCGCTGGTGCAGTGTGACAACGACCAGAACGACAACAAGAACTGCAATGCCAAGGCCGAAGCGCTGATCAAGCAGGGTAGCGATAGCACCGATCAGGCCAAGCGCAAGCAACTGTTCACCCAGGCGGTGAAGATGATCATGGATGACTATCCGATGATCCCGCTGCTGCAATACACCGCACCGCGTCTGGTGAAGTCCTATGTGGGTGGCTACGGCAAGAACCCGATGGACCGCTACCGCGGCAAGGACCTCTACATCATCCAGCACTAA
- a CDS encoding DMT family transporter — protein MSSSPSASRHALTLAQFKILLSAIGFGSMAILARFAYADGVSTPSLLFLRFFLAGMLLLPWVLWKKLPWPRGRALLVLIAMGSLGYAGMAACYFSGLHYASAGTIALLLYLFPAIVLVLSTLLLGERFSSRRMLALALALGGLAVTIGLELSAQPLGLLLGLTSALIYSLYILAGSRYTADCDPLTSACVVVFAAASCYGIYLAITGFHGPASLHGWLSVLGIACFGTVAALALFLSGLAKTGATQASLISTAEPVVTILLAWLLLGEPLGWSQVLGGGLILAAVVLISREARPEQVQLTELHD, from the coding sequence GTGTCTTCCAGCCCTTCCGCCTCACGCCACGCACTGACGCTGGCCCAGTTCAAAATCCTGCTCTCCGCCATCGGTTTTGGCAGCATGGCCATCCTGGCGCGCTTTGCCTATGCCGATGGTGTTTCCACCCCCAGCCTGCTGTTTCTGCGCTTTTTCCTGGCCGGGATGTTACTGCTGCCCTGGGTGTTATGGAAAAAACTGCCGTGGCCACGCGGCCGGGCGCTGCTGGTGCTGATCGCCATGGGCAGCCTGGGCTATGCCGGCATGGCCGCCTGCTATTTCTCCGGCCTGCACTACGCCAGCGCCGGCACCATCGCCTTGCTGCTGTATCTGTTTCCCGCCATCGTGCTGGTGCTGTCCACCCTGCTGCTGGGCGAACGCTTTAGCAGCAGACGCATGCTGGCACTGGCGCTGGCCCTTGGCGGACTGGCCGTCACCATCGGGCTGGAGCTCTCCGCACAACCCTTGGGACTGCTGCTGGGACTGACTTCTGCACTGATCTACTCGCTGTACATCCTGGCCGGCAGCCGTTATACCGCGGACTGTGACCCGCTGACCTCGGCCTGTGTGGTGGTGTTTGCTGCCGCCAGCTGCTATGGCATTTACCTGGCCATCACCGGCTTTCACGGCCCGGCCAGCCTGCACGGCTGGCTGTCGGTATTGGGCATTGCCTGCTTTGGCACAGTGGCGGCACTGGCACTGTTCCTGTCCGGACTGGCCAAAACTGGTGCCACCCAGGCCTCGCTGATTTCCACCGCAGAACCAGTGGTCACCATCCTGCTGGCCTGGCTGTTACTGGGCGAACCGCTGGGCTGGAGCCAGGTGCTGGGTGGCGGGCTGATTCTGGCAGCGGTGGTGTTGATCAGCCGCGAAGCGCGGCCGGAGCAGGTGCAACTGACCGAGCTGCATGACTGA
- the pyrC gene encoding dihydroorotase translates to MTTLTLIRPDDWHLHLRDGAALAAVLPDTARQMGRAIIMPNLKPPVTTVEAAAAYRARILAALPAGSRFEPLMTLYLTDNTSAEEVRKARASGFVHGIKLYPAGATTNSDFGVSSIDKAMPALEAMAECGMPLLVHGEVTDPAIDIFDREAVFIEQVFQPLLARLPSLRVVFEHITTKDAAEYVASAPDNIAATITAHHLLMNRNAIFVGGIRPHHYCLPVLKRELHRQALVQAATSGSAKFFLGTDSAPHARHAKEAACGCAGMYTANAAIELYAEAFEDAAALDKLEAFASLNGPAFYGLAPNADTITLVKESWTVPAELSYGDEVLVPLRAGEAIHWRMQD, encoded by the coding sequence ATGACGACACTGACCCTGATCCGCCCCGACGACTGGCACCTGCACCTGCGCGATGGCGCAGCCCTGGCTGCCGTACTGCCCGACACCGCCCGCCAGATGGGCCGCGCCATCATCATGCCCAATCTGAAACCGCCGGTGACCACGGTGGAAGCTGCCGCCGCCTACCGCGCGCGTATTCTGGCCGCGCTGCCGGCCGGCAGCCGTTTTGAGCCGCTGATGACGCTTTACCTCACCGACAACACCAGTGCGGAAGAAGTGCGCAAGGCGCGCGCCAGCGGTTTCGTGCATGGCATCAAGCTGTATCCGGCCGGTGCCACCACCAATTCCGACTTTGGCGTCAGCAGCATTGATAAAGCCATGCCGGCACTGGAAGCCATGGCCGAATGCGGCATGCCGCTGCTGGTACATGGTGAAGTGACCGATCCGGCCATCGACATTTTCGACCGCGAAGCGGTGTTCATCGAACAGGTATTCCAGCCGCTGTTGGCCCGCCTGCCGTCCTTGCGCGTGGTGTTCGAACACATCACCACCAAGGATGCCGCCGAATACGTGGCCAGCGCGCCGGACAACATCGCCGCCACCATTACCGCGCACCACCTGCTGATGAACCGCAACGCCATCTTTGTTGGCGGCATCCGCCCGCATCATTACTGTCTGCCGGTGCTCAAGCGCGAGCTGCACCGCCAGGCGCTGGTGCAGGCTGCCACCTCCGGTTCGGCCAAGTTCTTCCTTGGCACCGACAGCGCGCCGCATGCCCGTCACGCCAAGGAAGCCGCCTGTGGCTGTGCCGGCATGTACACCGCCAATGCCGCCATCGAGCTGTATGCCGAAGCCTTCGAGGACGCCGCTGCGCTGGACAAGCTGGAAGCCTTTGCCAGCTTGAACGGCCCGGCTTTCTACGGTCTGGCCCCCAATGCCGACACCATCACCCTGGTGAAGGAAAGCTGGACCGTGCCGGCCGAACTGAGCTATGGCGATGAGGTGCTGGTGCCGCTGCGTGCTGGCGAAGCCATTCACTGGCGCATGCAGGACTGA
- a CDS encoding CNP1-like family protein has translation MKLSRFGLALAGLLLALAAQASEYNKGFNNTNYAMEDVKPWEEGKYTLPDYPAAPDWIGFYIGPEVVNKYFADSKSMSVGEDGVVRLILRVQSPAGAENLSIEGIQCSEGKYRSYAFGDAINKRWIESMRADWRKIEYDDKARRALREDLCVDKTAPKSAEQAVKLLRAAPWR, from the coding sequence GTGAAACTGTCCCGATTTGGTCTGGCCCTGGCCGGACTGCTGCTGGCCCTGGCTGCCCAGGCCAGCGAATACAACAAGGGTTTCAACAACACCAATTACGCCATGGAAGATGTCAAACCCTGGGAGGAAGGCAAGTACACCCTGCCGGACTACCCGGCGGCACCGGACTGGATCGGTTTTTATATTGGCCCGGAAGTGGTCAACAAATACTTTGCCGACAGCAAGAGCATGAGCGTAGGTGAAGATGGCGTGGTGCGGCTGATCCTGCGCGTGCAAAGCCCGGCAGGGGCTGAAAACCTGAGCATCGAAGGCATTCAGTGCAGCGAGGGCAAATACCGCAGCTACGCCTTTGGCGATGCCATCAACAAGCGCTGGATTGAATCCATGCGCGCCGACTGGCGCAAGATCGAATACGACGACAAGGCACGCCGCGCACTGCGCGAGGACCTGTGCGTGGACAAGACAGCGCCGAAATCCGCCGAGCAGGCTGTCAAGCTGCTGCGCGCAGCACCCTGGCGCTAG
- a CDS encoding M48 family metallopeptidase, whose product MKKLSLALVFALSLSGTAQAFDLNGMLSSGSDLLKAATLSDADVKNLAAESSAVMDKKNKIAPPSSAYGKRLAKIVKGLDSEDGTKLNFKVYQTKEVNAFAMADGTVRVYSGLLDKMDDDQVRFVIGHEIGHVKLGHSKKAMQLAYAASGARKAAGSSGNSTAVALSESDLGNFAEAIVNAQFSQSQESDADAYGVGFLKRHNYNVQGAPSALRKLAELYGNDSSMLASHPAPGERAAKVEKLIAN is encoded by the coding sequence ATGAAAAAATTGTCCCTTGCTCTCGTTTTTGCATTGTCCCTGTCTGGCACCGCCCAGGCTTTCGACCTCAACGGCATGCTCAGTTCCGGCAGCGACCTGCTCAAGGCCGCCACGCTCAGCGATGCCGATGTGAAGAACCTGGCTGCTGAATCCAGCGCCGTGATGGACAAAAAGAACAAGATTGCCCCGCCTTCCAGCGCTTATGGCAAACGTCTGGCCAAGATCGTCAAGGGTCTGGACAGCGAAGACGGCACCAAGCTCAACTTCAAGGTTTACCAGACCAAGGAAGTCAACGCCTTCGCCATGGCCGATGGCACCGTGCGCGTGTACAGCGGCCTGCTGGACAAGATGGATGACGACCAGGTGCGCTTCGTGATTGGCCATGAAATCGGCCACGTCAAGCTGGGTCACAGCAAGAAGGCCATGCAATTGGCTTACGCAGCCTCCGGTGCGCGCAAGGCTGCTGGCAGCAGCGGCAACAGCACCGCCGTAGCCCTGAGCGAGTCCGATCTGGGCAATTTTGCCGAAGCCATCGTCAATGCCCAGTTCTCGCAATCGCAGGAAAGCGATGCCGATGCCTACGGCGTGGGCTTCCTCAAGCGCCACAACTACAATGTGCAAGGCGCACCGTCGGCCCTGCGCAAGCTGGCCGAGCTGTACGGCAACGACAGCAGCATGCTGGCCAGCCATCCGGCGCCGGGCGAACGCGCTGCCAAGGTGGAAAAGCTGATCGCCAACTGA
- a CDS encoding sulfurtransferase TusA family protein produces the protein MTPDRLIDLSGLNCPLPILRAKKALADMASGSVLEVIATDAGAPKDFEAFCRQTGNALLESTTTAEGKFRMVLRRK, from the coding sequence ATGACTCCAGACCGCCTGATTGACCTGTCCGGCCTCAACTGCCCCTTGCCCATCCTGCGCGCCAAGAAAGCGCTGGCCGATATGGCAAGCGGCAGCGTGCTGGAAGTGATTGCCACCGATGCCGGTGCGCCCAAGGATTTCGAGGCCTTTTGCCGCCAGACCGGCAATGCGCTGCTGGAGTCCACCACCACGGCGGAAGGCAAGTTCCGCATGGTGCTGCGTCGCAAGTAA
- the oppF gene encoding murein tripeptide/oligopeptide ABC transporter ATP binding protein OppF: MSEQAKQPILSVRDVKVHFQVKGDGRWPWSARRTLKAVDGVSFDLYAGETLGVVGESGCGKSTLSRAILNLIPATAGEIVWMGKDLTRGSDKDWHAVRKDIQMIFQDPLASLNPRMTVAQIIGEPLRVHKPELSADDIMQRVRSMMRKVGLREQMINRYPHEFSGGQCQRIGIARALILEPKLIICDEPVSALDVSIQAQIINLLKELQREMGLALIFIAHDLAVVKHISDRILVMYLGREMELAQKHALYDAPAHPYTRALLSAIPIPDPKLEKGKVIQILQGDLPSPINPPSGCVFRTRCPQAEARCSKETIQLRRISEASQSSCLLA; the protein is encoded by the coding sequence ATGTCTGAACAAGCCAAGCAGCCGATTCTGTCGGTACGTGATGTCAAAGTGCATTTTCAGGTGAAGGGCGATGGCCGCTGGCCGTGGAGCGCCAGGCGCACGCTCAAGGCGGTGGACGGGGTCAGCTTCGACTTGTACGCCGGTGAAACCCTGGGTGTGGTGGGCGAGTCCGGCTGTGGCAAGTCCACCCTGTCGCGCGCCATCCTCAACCTGATTCCGGCCACCGCTGGTGAAATCGTGTGGATGGGCAAGGACCTGACCCGTGGCAGCGACAAGGACTGGCACGCGGTGCGCAAGGATATCCAGATGATCTTCCAGGATCCGCTGGCCTCGCTCAACCCGCGCATGACCGTGGCGCAGATCATTGGCGAACCGCTGCGCGTGCATAAGCCGGAGCTGTCCGCCGACGACATCATGCAGCGCGTGCGCAGCATGATGCGCAAGGTGGGCCTGCGCGAGCAGATGATCAACCGCTATCCGCACGAATTTTCCGGTGGCCAGTGCCAGCGTATCGGCATTGCCCGTGCGCTGATTCTGGAGCCCAAGCTGATCATCTGCGACGAACCGGTGTCGGCGCTGGACGTGTCGATCCAGGCACAGATCATCAACCTGCTGAAGGAGTTGCAGCGCGAGATGGGGCTGGCGCTGATCTTCATCGCCCACGACCTGGCGGTGGTGAAGCATATTTCCGACCGCATCCTGGTGATGTATCTGGGCCGCGAGATGGAGCTGGCGCAAAAGCATGCCTTGTACGACGCGCCTGCCCATCCTTACACCCGCGCCTTGCTGTCGGCCATCCCCATTCCGGACCCGAAGCTGGAAAAGGGCAAGGTGATCCAGATCCTGCAAGGCGATCTGCCCAGCCCGATCAATCCGCCGTCCGGCTGTGTGTTCCGCACCCGCTGCCCGCAGGCCGAAGCGCGTTGCAGCAAGGAAACCATCCAGCTGCGCCGTATCAGTGAAGCAAGCCAGAGTTCCTGCCTGCTGGCCTGA
- a CDS encoding lysozyme inhibitor LprI family protein, whose amino-acid sequence MKYGLSGLLLAGLCSSMALAASDNCQDAMTQAEMNVCAAKAHALADSRLNSLYQQYRQRLAADDQQRLTVAQRAWVGYRDAACRFETAQVSGGSIFPTIWLQCLTGKTETRIKELQKLMQCKEGELDCPSLQ is encoded by the coding sequence ATGAAATACGGTCTGAGCGGCCTGCTGCTGGCAGGGCTGTGCAGCAGCATGGCACTGGCGGCCAGCGATAACTGCCAGGATGCCATGACGCAGGCGGAGATGAATGTCTGCGCGGCCAAAGCGCATGCTCTGGCCGATAGCCGACTGAACAGCCTCTACCAGCAATATCGCCAGCGGCTGGCTGCCGACGACCAGCAACGGCTGACTGTTGCCCAGCGGGCCTGGGTAGGCTACCGCGATGCCGCTTGCCGTTTTGAAACCGCACAGGTCAGTGGTGGCAGCATCTTCCCCACCATCTGGTTGCAGTGCCTGACCGGCAAGACGGAGACGCGCATCAAGGAGTTGCAAAAACTGATGCAATGCAAGGAAGGCGAGCTGGACTGCCCTTCGCTGCAATAA
- a CDS encoding NRDE family protein, whose protein sequence is MCVIAFAYKMPGLGQLVLLANRDEYYARPAAPLDWWDDYTDTLGGRDLQAGGSWLMVDGRGRFAALTNFREGYGKSGERSRGELVPRFVTGDDDPFAFADWLRDNHQHYAPFNLLYGQVDDLFHFHSRGARIARVTPGIHTLSNATLDTPWFKSERLAEHLRGLRRPPGEDEAFGWLADATAAGPGQLPNTGVGLALEKTLSPIFIQGRDYGTRASILLNVSARGDVSLSELSWGLAGREAGRRRYTIRPGQIQHPAKP, encoded by the coding sequence ATGTGCGTGATCGCTTTTGCCTACAAGATGCCCGGCCTGGGCCAATTGGTTTTGCTGGCCAACCGTGACGAATACTATGCCCGCCCGGCGGCACCGCTGGACTGGTGGGATGACTATACCGATACCCTGGGCGGACGCGACCTGCAGGCCGGTGGCAGCTGGCTGATGGTGGATGGCCGCGGTCGCTTTGCCGCGCTGACCAATTTCCGCGAAGGCTATGGCAAGAGCGGCGAGCGTTCGCGTGGTGAACTGGTGCCGCGCTTTGTCACCGGCGATGACGACCCGTTTGCCTTTGCCGACTGGCTGCGCGACAACCACCAGCATTATGCGCCGTTCAACCTGCTGTACGGCCAGGTGGACGACCTGTTCCACTTTCACAGCCGCGGCGCGCGCATTGCCCGGGTGACGCCCGGCATTCATACCCTGTCCAATGCCACGCTGGATACGCCCTGGTTCAAGAGCGAACGGCTGGCCGAACACCTGCGCGGCCTGCGCCGCCCGCCTGGCGAAGACGAAGCCTTTGGCTGGCTGGCCGATGCCACCGCCGCCGGACCTGGCCAGTTGCCCAATACCGGGGTGGGGCTGGCGCTGGAAAAAACCCTCTCCCCCATCTTCATCCAGGGACGCGACTATGGCACCCGCGCATCGATCTTGCTCAACGTATCAGCGCGCGGTGATGTAAGCTTGTCCGAACTTTCCTGGGGGCTGGCTGGCCGTGAAGCCGGCCGCCGCCGTTATACCATCCGGCCGGGGCAGATCCAGCACCCGGCCAAGCCTTGA
- the oppB gene encoding oligopeptide ABC transporter permease OppB: MWSYTFRRVLATIPTLLAVITVCYLLLHLTPGGPFDGERKVSAAVLANLQAKYHLDLPLWQQYLYYIKSLLQGDLGASFRYADWSVNDLVGKALPVSAAIGGGAIVISLFIGVALGIVAALRQNSLIDYLVMLLGNIGGAFPSFVLGPVLVMVFAIGLEWLPAGGWDDFSLRYMVLPIALLVFINISTIGRVMRGSMIEVLGSNFIRTARAKGLPMRTIVLRHALKPALMPVVSVIGPLAISSITAAVVTETVFGLPGLGKLIVNGAANRDYTLVLGLVVLVTVITVVLNLLVDLAYALLDPKIRY, from the coding sequence ATGTGGTCCTATACTTTCCGACGCGTGCTGGCGACCATTCCCACACTGCTGGCCGTCATTACCGTTTGCTATCTGCTGCTGCACCTGACCCCGGGCGGCCCGTTTGACGGGGAACGCAAGGTGTCTGCTGCCGTGCTGGCCAATTTGCAGGCCAAATACCATCTCGACCTGCCGCTGTGGCAGCAATACCTGTATTACATCAAGAGCCTGTTGCAGGGCGATCTGGGTGCTTCCTTCCGTTATGCCGACTGGAGCGTGAACGACCTGGTGGGCAAGGCCCTGCCGGTGTCTGCCGCCATCGGTGGCGGTGCCATCGTGATTTCCCTGTTCATCGGCGTGGCGCTGGGCATTGTGGCCGCACTGCGCCAGAACAGCCTGATCGACTATCTGGTGATGCTGCTGGGCAATATCGGCGGCGCTTTTCCGTCCTTCGTGCTGGGCCCGGTGCTGGTGATGGTGTTTGCCATCGGCCTGGAATGGTTGCCGGCCGGCGGCTGGGATGATTTCTCGCTGCGCTACATGGTGCTGCCGATTGCCCTGCTGGTGTTCATCAACATCTCCACCATCGGCCGTGTGATGCGCGGCAGCATGATCGAGGTACTGGGCAGCAACTTCATCCGTACCGCCCGCGCCAAGGGCCTGCCCATGCGCACCATCGTGCTGCGCCATGCGCTCAAGCCGGCCTTGATGCCGGTGGTGTCGGTGATCGGCCCGCTGGCCATTTCCTCGATTACCGCTGCGGTAGTGACCGAAACCGTGTTCGGCCTGCCCGGTCTTGGCAAGCTCATCGTCAATGGTGCCGCCAACCGCGACTACACGCTGGTACTGGGCCTGGTGGTACTGGTGACGGTGATTACCGTTGTTCTCAACCTGCTCGTGGATCTGGCCTATGCGCTGCTGGACCCGAAGATTCGCTACTGA
- a CDS encoding oligopeptide/dipeptide ABC transporter ATP-binding protein, with protein MSLLKVSNLGVQFQTNDGVVSAVNGVSFELEKGQTLGIVGESGSGKSQTVLAMMGLLARNGKTTGEALYQGQNLLAMSPTSLNRIRGDRLAMIFQDPMTSLNPYLTVERQMTEVLELHKGISRRDAKKRAIELLDAVRIPEAARRINMYPHEFSGGMRQRVMIAMALLCEPEVLIADEPTTALDVTVQAQILTLLKDLQRDFGTSIVMITHDLGVVAGLCEKVMVMYGGRVMEYGTADNIFYQPSHPYTIGLLGALPRLDHDGSELVSIPGNPPNMAHMPKGCPFSERCTHASSRCADELPALAASTSNPQVLRACHKPVAELQLAAQEVAHV; from the coding sequence ATGAGTCTATTGAAAGTAAGTAATCTGGGCGTACAGTTCCAGACCAACGACGGCGTGGTCAGCGCCGTCAACGGCGTCAGCTTCGAGCTGGAAAAAGGCCAGACCCTGGGCATCGTCGGCGAATCCGGTTCCGGCAAGAGCCAGACCGTGCTGGCCATGATGGGCCTGCTGGCGCGTAACGGCAAAACCACGGGCGAGGCGCTGTATCAGGGCCAGAACCTGCTGGCCATGAGCCCGACCTCGCTCAACCGCATCCGCGGTGACCGGCTGGCAATGATCTTCCAGGACCCGATGACCTCGCTCAACCCCTATCTGACGGTAGAGCGCCAGATGACCGAGGTACTGGAGCTGCACAAGGGCATCAGCCGCCGCGATGCCAAAAAGCGCGCCATCGAGCTGCTGGACGCAGTGCGCATTCCGGAAGCCGCCCGTCGCATCAATATGTATCCGCACGAATTTTCCGGCGGCATGCGCCAGCGGGTGATGATTGCCATGGCCCTGCTGTGCGAACCGGAAGTGCTGATTGCCGACGAACCCACCACCGCGCTGGACGTGACGGTACAGGCGCAGATCCTCACCCTGCTCAAAGACCTGCAGCGTGATTTCGGCACCTCCATCGTGATGATCACCCACGATCTGGGCGTGGTAGCCGGCCTGTGCGAGAAAGTGATGGTGATGTATGGCGGCCGCGTCATGGAATACGGCACGGCGGACAATATCTTCTATCAGCCCAGCCACCCCTATACCATCGGCCTGCTCGGCGCACTGCCCCGGCTTGACCACGACGGCAGCGAGCTGGTGAGCATTCCGGGTAATCCGCCCAATATGGCGCACATGCCCAAGGGCTGCCCGTTCTCTGAGCGTTGCACCCATGCCAGCAGCCGCTGCGCCGACGAACTGCCGGCACTGGCTGCCAGCACCAGTAATCCGCAGGTACTGCGCGCCTGTCACAAGCCGGTAGCCGAATTGCAGCTGGCCGCACAGGAGGTGGCACATGTCTGA